cagctccttgtTCTGTGCTGAGCAAGCTGCTGCCCTGTTAACACACGTGTGTGTTAGTGTAACTGTGAGTGTtataagatcctttttgtttgaccagaaacatcactgtatataaataccagactccattgacaaaaacaggaattttactgagcagaactggaataccactgcctccatctgtcagtgtgtttgtgttactgtgtggtacttttacttatctgaagtatctgattacttcctccaccactaaaagtcacacaataacacaacagactaacagatggaggcagtggtattccagcagctcctgtgttctgcttggtaaaattgcCACttctgtcaatggagtctggtagtgataaaacTTGGGGAAAATAAAGCGTTAAACTGTGTTATCCTTTAATAAAAGTGCTATTTGTCTAAACAAAGTGTAACTTCCCTGTAAATAAGTCATGAACTGTACCTGCTCTCCAGTCCGTCGATGTACTCCTTCCTCCTGCGGCGGCTGTCCTGAGCAGACTGCTTGTTGCGGATTTTCCTCCGCACCTTCTTCAGGATTCGTTCCTCGGCCTGCCAATAAAGATTCGATCAAAACCCGTCTCGACTCGTGTCCGCTTATTTACCTGGTGCAAAAAGgttttgacctctgaccttggTGAGAGGAAGGTTGTTCGGCAGAGAAACTCCCTCCTGGGTCAGCagcttctgctcctcctccgtCAGCTGGAGCTCAGGATACAGCTGCAACAGTAGAAGAAGAGTCAGTCctccaggtcaaaggtcagctccAACAACTAAAGCTTTGTGATTAGACTCACCAGACCGCTGTCCGGGCTCGGAGGGTCGGCGACGGCCAGGCTGCCGTCGAGTCGAGCCGCAGAAATCATCGGCAGCTCGTTAACGATGCACGAGTCTGAGAACAACACCTGGGAACTCCACTCATCTGTACAGGTGAGGGAGCAATGAGACACCTGAGTGTGAAGTCGTGACGTCACGACCAATGAAAGCACTGTTTCCTGCTAGCTAAGGCCAGCTTTATTAGCCTTAGCTGAGGGACGAAGATGTGgactcatagcaagaaacatcatagctagctaacgttagcacctgctggcatcaaactttgttttctttaaaaattgaAAACATATCAACAGCagccatctcctcctctttttctcgTCACAAGACGAGCGACAAAATGACTTTAAGTAGTTTTTGCGAACTCGGCCAAGTTGGACCTGGAAACATAAAGGATTTAACAGTTAATCACACCCTGTCCTCACCCAGCTCTATGGAGATGACGTTCTCCTGTCTGGGTTCGGCCTTCACGCCTCCCAGTCCACTGATGTCGTACACCACCTGGTAGACGGTCGCCGGGGTCGGCTGGGCGGTCTCCGTGGCGATGGGACTCTCGACGACGGGATCCTCAGAGATGCCGCTGTCGCTCTCGGAGGAGGGGTCGGTGGGCGGGCCGCTGGGAAACACCTCGTTGGGGTCGACGCCGTGGAGGACGTCCTCTGATTCGCTGTCGTTCAGAGTCTGAGACGAGAGACAGATCGTGATCCAGATCTGATCAATCAAGTACACGTTCAGCACAGCTGCtcgatttttatttttatttttatttttattttcagtttctccCAGAATCAGGATTTGATGAGAACTGACAAACAGAATCAGACACCACTGAtaaaatgtaaaggaaaaacaaaagcacgaagagggagaagaaggaggaaaagtAGAGGACGAAGGAGGAGGACAACAAAAAGATGAAGGAAAagggggaggaaaagaagaagaagaggaagaagaagaagaaacagagggaCTGTCACTAAGAGGAAGTGACTGATGATTGTGTCTTGTTGCACAACAGCTGTTTGACTTTCTGCAGTTTCATTCTTCCAGTTTCTACAGAAACCCGAGGAGGTCAGCTGTGTCACCTGCCCTGCACCACCACAGACGTTATACAGGTAACTCACACAGTCGGGGTCCACCGCCCAGTCCTGCAGGGGtttctctgagctgctgaagaCCAGCTCAGAGCAGGAGAACGGAGCGTCGAGCTGCCAGCTATCAGCTGCTGCCAccccgccgccgccgccgccatcGAGAAACAGCTCCCCACTCTCTGCATCCATCAcctgaaaacagaggagagcaagaggggtcaaaggtcagagaggaGCTTTCCTCCTGTCCCTATAAAACTGTCTCTGGTATCTTCTATTTATTATCCAGAGTCAGAGGGAATCAGTTTTCTGAGACAGTCTGAGGCTTATGAGCCATTCtgtatatcaataccagactccattgacaaaaacaggaattttaccgagaagaacacaggagctgctgccttgatatgttagtttttttgtgttgttgtgcagtgcttttacttatgtaaagtatctgattacttcttccactactgaaagtcacacaataacacaaagacactaacagatggaggcagtggtattccagcagctcctgtgttctgctcagtaaaattcctgtttttgtcaatggagtctggtactgatacgTAGTGATGTTTCTGGGTGTTATTATCTTTATAAACTGATtagaaatgtcaaatatttggaCTTAAAGTAAACTGTTGCTAAGTGTTATTGTTTCCAAGAGAATCaatatatatcagtaccagactccattgactaaaacagggattttaccgagcagaacacaggagctgctggaataccactgcctccatctgttagtgtctttctgttactgtgtgactttcagtggtgaaagaagtattcagatactttacataagtaaaagtaccacaaaaaataacacaaacaaactaacagatggaggcagtggcaCATGAGCAACTCCTGGTAAAAttggtgtttttgtcaatggagtctggtagtggaaataaatctaaataaaataaaaatacataaattcacctaaatttcatatttttgtgatGGTGTGTGcgatgtatatgtgtgtgtgtgtgtgtgtgtgtgtgtgcgatgtatacagtgtgtgtgtgtgtgtgtgactgacacaATAGACACGTGAAAGTAAACACACCGCaaaccaaacagcagaaaaacgAGCCTGAAGATCATGACAAACCCAGGTGACGCAACACTGGAGGAGGATATCCTGgtggctacacacacacacacacacacacacacacacacacacacacactgacagtacCAGTCTGAACAGAAACCTGATAAGCTGCTAAACGTGTTTCCACATTTCTCTGCTTTCAACCCTTATTTCTTCCTCACAAGACTCAGAGTCAAAGACCTTTACATTACATGacagtaactaagtacatttactcaagtactggaCTGTCCACTGCGCTGCACAGTGACTGTACTTCTCTTTATCTAACACATGCAGTTACAGGTTACTTCATACTCATCACTTTTTAAACACACTGTACTGCAAAACATTCAACTTCCCAACAGtatataaaactttaaatgattaatcaatcagtATTGATgagtaaataattaaaaacaatcagcagcagctgttctcagaACTGTTTTAGTTGTGTTTCATGTTGGATTTCTTCCTCTTAAATCCCAGTAAACTGACTGAGACGTTTCAAGTGTTGGGAATTTCTCACCACAATAAACTGatcaacaaaataatcaatcagttaatcaataatCATGAGTTGCAGCCCTGTATACAGCTCCACTAAAACCAGCTACAACATTCATGCatgattaataataaataagcaGGAGCCATTTCTCTGAATCAGCTATTTTTACTTGAAATACTTTGTTACTGGTGATACTTGGATACTTTTACTTCCGTTACATTCGCAGTGCAGGTGTTTGGATCATGTTCCTGTTGCAGGAACCGGCCTCTGTTccagctgaatgtgttttttttttcggttttttaaagttaaagaaataaaaaagtaaaagtttaaaTTACTTTTCCTCTTCAGTAATCAAACTACACGTGTAATCTGAGCAAAGCTGTGCAGCTCTAACGATGAGTCAtatttgctgataatacttcaGAGTAATGGCGTATTTTTATTCTGTGGTGTTGTTTTGGTGGAGTTTGAGCGccctgtcaaaataaaagccccccACTCCTTTTCCACCACTTCTACGTTCCTTATTCTGTTTGTTAAGGAAATCCACAAACTTCCAAGGCAGCTCCAGGCCGCTGTACAGCCCGTCTTTACGTGTTTATGCTGTGTTTATTAATGAGCTGGTAGCCAGCTGTGAACCAGGCCTGATCCTGGTTCAGCCGGATCAACAGGAGCACACAGCGTATTTAAGGTGGACTCACTCTCTGAAGGAGAAGGCAGGTTCCTCTGGGTCAGACCGTTCGGTTCTTCATCACACAGCggctcctctgcagctgcaggaccCGACAACGCGCACGCAGACGCCTCCGCTGCTTCTCCTGGAGGTCTGAGTCGGTGTAAAGACCAGCTGGCAGCTCCGCGTCCAGCCTCCACCAGTCcgcttccttctcctcctcctcctcctcctcctcctccgcctcttCTTCCTGCGGCGGTTATGGCGGTTGGCAAACAACAAAATGGCGCTTTCCCGCCACCTACAGGCCTGGAGCGGGAGTCTGAACTCTACAGCCCGCCACACACTAAAAGATCTTCACTAAAAAAACCAACCgatttataaaatgttagagaccacacacatgacgacaaataacaacaaatttcAAAGCAGATTCACCATCAACCAGCGTCCGGACTCTTAAAACTCCAAATCTCGCGAGGTCAAACGCGattttagagtaaacaaacatggcggacgacGGTGTCTCATATTCTTGTATTACAAGGACTCTGAAGCTCTGATAATACATCcatgcacaaaataaaataacctttgaccaactaaagtttctgatccttaCAGTCTCAGTccatcagatcatcttcacagatgaacaccaccTAAAtacaacaggaagtgctaacatgctaacttacttccgggttttaggactcattcctgcaccactctgtttTCTTGCAGATCAGcgtaataaaataaataatactaaCAATATATACTccatttttatgccttttcATATTCTGAAGGTTTGTACAGAGGAGTTTGTTCGTATATTATTCACAACCTGATTTATTGAAGATtattccttaaaaaaaacatattaactgTCATAAAAACAGATCCACTCTGTAAAAACCTTTGATATATGAAGACTGAGATAATGAATTTTGAAGCTGTAAATGCCTCATTAGCATATTTAGGGCCAGAGCACCAAAGGTGGCAGGAACCCACTGTTGTTGtagagattattattattattatttcatccatgaaaacacatttttgaggcTTTAAGACGTTTGAAAATTCACCAAGATCAGCTCACACCTCAGACCTGGTGACCTACTTTTCTACTACTTTTTGTCGTGTCTGACTCagcctgtgacctctgacctctgacctccaaaCATCCTCTAGCTTCAGTTTAATCCAGTTTCCACAGAGCGTCGATATATTTCTCCTCGTCGGGGaaaatgacctttgaccttcacccctccctcctgacacacatacagactggaCATTGAACTGACATGAAGCATGTGCATTGTTAGAAACAATGGAcggaggagtgtgtgtgctgctgttgttctaTCCTTGTGGGGACCAGTGTCAGTGTTTAACCAGTGTACTGAGGACATTCAGTCTGTTTAAGGCGGTCTGAGGACCAGGACTTAGTTTTAAGGTGGAGTTAGGTTTAGATGGAGGCTGGGGTTTGGAGCTAAGGAATGTCTGAAGGTCCTGTGGGGGGGTGTGTTGGGGGGTTGCAGCAGCTTGTGTCTGGTTGGTCTGTATTGTCTTTGACCTCTTTAAGTTGAGGATAAAGAATGTCAAGTTGAAGTTCACAACATCTGAAATCCACTTCTAAAAACAATAAACTCATCATGTGCCAGTGATATTCTCATCAAGTCTTTAACTTCACAGAAAACAGTCctgtttcatatttaatttacagCTACAGatattaaaacaggaaatgagaggagatgGAAGCAGCTTTAATCAGAAATGCCTCtgattaaaaagaaactgaCCTGTGTCAGgctgtaaacacagtgtgagtgacagcagctgattaaaGTGCAGCATGAGCCACGTTTAACATCACAGCTTAAAATCCAAATCAAAAAGTAAACATTTCAATATAGTGCAAAACTTTCAACCCTTAGAAAGTTACCAGGttcaattaaataaaatgaaataaatcaaattaaaagaaattaataatcaataaacTTACAACAGGCGACTTCAGTCTGAGCTCAGTCATTCTTTCCAGTGGGAAGTGGTTTAACgtcatttcatttttgctcaTTTAGTCCTTTTAGAAGCTTCAAATACAACTGAAACTCACTCAGAAGTTGGGAGATAATCTTCTGATTTGTAGAAATATAATCTACTTTTATTAACCTTTGTCTCCCCCTACTGGCAGTGAGAGCAACTACAACCTTCTAGGACTGAAATTCCTTCTTTATCTGCAGAATCAGAAACTTGTGCAGTTTTTCCTCCATATTTGTAGTTCCTGTCTCCATCACTGCTGGTGGATTTCAAGGTTTAAACCGCAGCAGGAGTGTTTATCatcatatatacatatttcttttttccaccaTTTAAAATGTGCAGGATCCAGACGTGTTGTAATTTATTTCGGAGGTGCTGTGATAATCCAGTTTAAGatacagacatttatttacagtCTGAAGTTCCTCACTTGCTTTTTCTTTATGTGCTAAAGGTGGACTCAGAACATGAGGAAGAACATGTGACTGATAAACATAAATTAACATGTAATTAACAGGCATTTGGACTCATTTAAATTCTGACCTGACGACCTCTGAGTGGTCGACTCCACCGCTGAGAGAGAAGTTCTGAATAAAGTTTCACCTCTGATAGCAGCtcctaatgtgtgtgtgtgtgtgtgtgtgtgtgtgtgtgtgtgtgtaggccgAGGCCACGCTTTCCCAGGCCGACACAATACACTCACTCTCCAGGAGTTTTTTAAGAGATGGGGGGTGCATGTATATGGAGGGAGGCCTCAGACCAGATTTACCCTATATAtgtcactcacactcacacacacacacacacacacacacagagtcatgaCAAAAGGTTGAATAGTGGCCGTGgctctgaagctgctgctgtaacgTCTCAGTGTTTTTCCCTCATTAACACTCgactgtttctctttgtttttctttgtcaaacttCGCACTAAACTGAGAAAGTGCAGCGAGGAGGGAAAagttctctgctcctcttcacTACAGAGGAAACTAAAACCTGAGACACACTGGAAGGTTTTTagaacagaaaatgtgagagagcAAACACACGACGACAGATAACGTCAGATTTCACAGTCTGGACGACTTTagaggaaaaacatgtaaatattcatatttttattattctgacCTAAATTCTCCTTCAAATCTAAagtaaacacagatttaaacttCTTAtcacagaggaacaaacaaaCCGTAATTATCCAGGacaaagtgttttatttaagttGCTGTTTAACTTCCTGAAACTTgaggtttgttttaaaaagaaaaactaaaacacattGAGCTTAATTTAAACTTTAAGACCTTCACAGCTGTAGTCTTCATCTATTCTGAAGTTATTCTAAAATGAACTTTAGATTTAAAAATGTCTCTAAAACCTCTTAAATTTAAGAGTTTTTAATAtctctttaaaacaaaaatatgacaaatgatCTATTCTGAAGTTCAAACTGAACTTAAATATAAGTCACATTATCTGTTATGATTTAATATCTGAGGAAACTTTGCCCCTAGGATTTAAAAGTCTCATTGTGTTgctctaaaaatgacaaattagtTTGAAAAGTTTTTGCTAATGAATCTTCACTTGCAGACAACAGGACAAAAGATTTTAACTATTGTTACCACAGCAgggaagaaaaatatatttaagaaaCATGTAGattaaatttaagacttttaaataataaaagttttGTGTTGAGAAAAATTCACATCTTTTAAGAgctgcagatgtttttgtttcctcagaTCATTTGTTAGTTTGAGCTGCACAGTTGATTTAAATGTTGACTTATTTATAATCCGATTTATCTCCGATGATCTGAGGCTGCTgcaggaaacattttaaacagacGTCATCTCATTcgactttatttatttaaaacattgcaatataaaagaaaatcagaCATTTGAGTCTGATCTATTTACAGAAGGTACATTCTCAGACATCTACAGACAGTTTCCATGGTTGGTTTGTTCACTGCAGGTTTTACAGTCACAgggtttttgttcttttaaaaagGCACTAAGAAATGACAGGCTAGTGTCCAACATTTAATAAAGAACTGTAATTCAACACCAGGCGTCACAGAGCTAAATCATAAATAGCTTTTGCCTTCGGCAGCGACCGAACCGAGCTCATTCATTGCTGAAagattcatatttttttgtatttttacatatgaacatttaatttttcttaCATACTAAGgctttttaataaatacaagcacttaaatgaaaaagcaaagagaaaaataaactttgcaCAATTGTCAAGTTTCCCAGGAATGTAACAAAAACACGTGCAACCAGGTTTCAAGAGTTAAAATAAGAATTAAAAGGGAATTACTGAGCCACGCGAACGAGTGTGAGGACGTTAGGAAGCGACCGATTCCTCCGGCGGCTCACGAAGCTACAAACAGTTTGTAGGAGAGATCATCACGTTGTTCCCGTGCAGCGACGAGAACgaggggttaaaaaaaataaaaaaataaaaaggaggagggCGGTTCAGGTGAGTTTCCACCAGGTGAGAGggataaacacagaaaacaaaacttgttTTCGTTTTCCTGAGAATCAGACTGAAGCACCGTGTCAAAGTGTTTCCATTTCAACAGAATAGCACCAGTAAAATTCCCAATAATACCTGAAAGGTACgaaatgctgctgtttgaaaagCAGAGCGACCTGCCTGAGGAGTTAGTGTTAAAAGAAAATCCAACGTGTGCTACAGGCAGTTTGTTCTtcctaaaaaacaaaaggtgTTTGAGGAGCTGATGTTGAGTCCAAGGAGGTGGAGAGGTAGAGGTGGTGATGCGTTCAGGTTCAGGGATTGGCTggtttctctgtgctgctgggGGGAGTCAGGAGGGGGGAGACGGCGACGGGAGACATCTGAGAGTCGTGGCTGTGGATGTGACGCTCCTGAGCTTTTCTctgaagggagggaggagagaggagaggagttagtggaggagagaaatgacaatgtggaggacgaggaggagcagagggagaagatgaagaggagagagaggcaagaGGAcgaaggaaaacaaaaggaagatgGAGGACAACGAAAGAAGAAAACgcaaaaggaggaggaggtgatgacaaagaggaaggagaggatgaagaaaaaggaaaagaagaagaagagggagaggaagaacgGGATGAAAAAGGAGAAGATGACAAAAGGAGGATAAGATggagaagaaggaagaggatgaaggaggagaagttggagaaagagagggagataaagaggaggtggaaaagatgaagaagacaaagagaggggaaggaggaggagcagaagatggaggaaagaaggagaagaaaaaggagatgaagaaagaagaggGGGAAGATGCCtaaaggaggagaagatggaggaacTGACCAGCAGCTCCAGATAGGCCACGTGTGTCTGGATGTTGTGTCGGTCGTCAGCTTTGACTCTGGTGAAGGTTTTCAGCTCAGGTGTGGGTTCAGATCTCAGCGTGTCCATGAAGGGACTCATCCACCGAACACAGGGAGCCACGCTGTCCCACGTCAGACCTGAGGACACAAAGACCAGGGTCACAAAGACCTCAACACACTCCCCTCACCCCCGTCACGCTGCAGGAACCAGACTCAAACCCACCTGAGACTTTATGAACCACGTCGAAGGTGGAGAAGTGGCAGAAGGCGGCGGCGGCGAGGATGCTGTAGCTGTAGTCCAGAGAGTTGATGTCCATCATACACAGATCCaacagctgcaacacacacacacacagaaacatcagcGTCTGAGCTTCATCATCAGAACCACCTCCTCTTCTACGTCCTCTCTGCAGGTGAGCTGTTACCTGTGTGATCTGGATGTAGGTCTCCTGCGAGAACTGAGGCACCAGGAAGTTCTCGTCGTCTTTCTGAGCTTCGACCTGAGCGTACAGCTTCAGCCAGGAGATGGGCGTCTCCGGACACAGGTTCCAGTCCAacgcctggaggaggaggagttagTAAGTTAACCTTAGAGACAATCTGAACTCAGCGTCTGGATACTTCAGGTTCAGTCTGACGTTTGTAGACTGTTAACCAGctgacagagtgagagtgacTCTCTGACAGGTCATATTCTTCTAACTCTCTGCTGACGTCAGGAGACACTGAActgaggcttcatcagttcctgcaggttaaactcGACGAACCAAACACGTTTAAAGCAGAGATGAAATAAGAGTATTTTATTTAACTGAAGTCAAAAACAATGCAGTTTCTAACTTTACTGAACTGCTCCTCAAATAGAACAAaaataactatatatatatatatatatatgctaaTTTTGTCGGTCATGCTAGCTGCAGCTGGACACTGTTTCACCTCAGACTCAAAGACCAGTTCCACAGATTCTCTGTTTAAAAACTGTTGCAATGAATGAAAACGTAGCTGTGTCATAAAATGAGACAACTCTGATTTTAAAGTTTAGTTCCTTTGCGCTGTAATCTGCAGaacaagattttatttttacattttaactagtttattttaaaaggaGGGAAACACTGGAGGaaactgagtttttatttttgcagcttAAACCAAGAAGGAAGAAATTAAACTTAGATCTtagtttctctttgtttcctgaGAAAAACTGAACAGTTACAGCTCTCCTGttcaacagtgtttgtgttgttgtaccTTTAATATGTGAAGCTCTGTGCGCTGGATGTCCCACATGTCGCAGGCTCCGTCTGTGACGTAGGCGAACTCGTAGATTTTAGGAGGGTAGATTTcctgaggagaagaagaggtcTGGTTAGAAACAGGAGGTTTAATTTGATTGGCTGTGGAGTGGCGGACGAGGGAGGACGACTCACCTCGATCTTGGAGGCGATGAAGAGCGACGTGATGCCGATGAGCTGCAGGTAGTCCTTGTTGACGTTCTGCTGGGTCAGCATGAAGCGGTCGAAGTAGTCCTGGGCGAGGTAGGCCGTCTGCCGGTGGAGGCTGTACACCTCGCTCACCTGCACGCAAACATTTAAAAggtcacatttaaaaacacctGCAAACAGAGAGTGAAGCGAACGTGATCTCCTCGGTCCTGAGTTCTGACCTCGAGCAGCCAGTCCAGGAGAATCGCCCTCATCTTCGGCTGCAGCTTGGGATGCCTCTGCAGGTAGCTCTTATCGTGAACGTACTTCAGCTCCTTGTTCAGCATTTTAATCCACACGTCGTCTGAACTGGCccagctgcagggagagagaccGCTTTAGAGATCAGCAGCTACACgcaggctaacaggctaaaaCAGATTTCAGGTGCAAAACACACAGGTACCTGAGGCGGGGGATGGGCGAGGCCTTGATGAAGAGGTTCTTGAACGTGTACTGTTTGAAGCTGGATGGGTCGGCGGGCTCCAGCTCTTTGTGGGGGGTTTCGATGAGGATGCACGGAGTCGCTCCGTCCTCCGACCAACActtctaaaaaaacaaaccaaaacaaaacaaagatgaagagatgttttctttcctttaaag
The window above is part of the Lates calcarifer isolate ASB-BC8 linkage group LG15, TLL_Latcal_v3, whole genome shotgun sequence genome. Proteins encoded here:
- the creb3l4 gene encoding cyclic AMP-responsive element-binding protein 3-like protein 4, yielding MDAESGELFLDGGGGGGVAAADSWQLDAPFSCSELVFSSSEKPLQDWAVDPDCTLNDSESEDVLHGVDPNEVFPSGPPTDPSSESDSGISEDPVVESPIATETAQPTPATVYQVVYDISGLGGVKAEPRQENVISIELDEWSSQVLFSDSCIVNELPMISAARLDGSLAVADPPSPDSGLLYPELQLTEEEQKLLTQEGVSLPNNLPLTKAEERILKKVRRKIRNKQSAQDSRRRRKEYIDGLESRAAACSAQNKELQRTVEQLEKHNMSLLAQLRQLQSLIKQTVSKGAQTSTCLLIILVSLGLIIMPSFSPFRRDSSTDDDYRPTGVISRNILTDPSSFQPAADEVDSPVVQSDSSSSPLSDLGQSGGPEGVVFPQQPIENPENTGVDGPVQEGGQTGNSSALVAGQTEPLALGLRSAAGKGRHDPAKPAHADEM
- the ccne2 gene encoding G1/S-specific cyclin-E2 — encoded protein: MSRRSGRITLQARDSNTPEPTVRVPLKKRKSEPSKKKLQPAAKKQSYEIQKCWSEDGATPCILIETPHKELEPADPSSFKQYTFKNLFIKASPIPRLSWASSDDVWIKMLNKELKYVHDKSYLQRHPKLQPKMRAILLDWLLEVSEVYSLHRQTAYLAQDYFDRFMLTQQNVNKDYLQLIGITSLFIASKIEEIYPPKIYEFAYVTDGACDMWDIQRTELHILKALDWNLCPETPISWLKLYAQVEAQKDDENFLVPQFSQETYIQITQLLDLCMMDINSLDYSYSILAAAAFCHFSTFDVVHKVSGLTWDSVAPCVRWMSPFMDTLRSEPTPELKTFTRVKADDRHNIQTHVAYLELLRKAQERHIHSHDSQMSPVAVSPLLTPPSSTEKPANP